CATAGTGGCGGTTTAGAACCCAAAGTAGAAATGACCGATAGGGATTTGGTACAGGCCATTTGCGCCTTTAGGTTATTGGATGAAGATGTTGAACTCTCGATGAGCACACGCGAAAGTGAAACCTTTAGAAATCATATTGTAAACTTAGGCGTGACATCGTTAAGCGCCGAATCAAAAACCAATCCGGGTGGTTATGTGGTGGAACCACAATCGTTAGAACAGTTTGAAATATCTGATGAGCGCTCAACCGAAGTCATTGCAAAAATGCTACAGGACAACGGTCTGGAACCTGTTTGGAAAGATTGGGAACACAATTGGCAGTAACATAAATCCATTCTGAAAAGGCGTTTCGTTTCAAAAAGAATTCCGAGTTTACAATCAAGATGTTTTCCCTATAGAATTTTGAGATTACAACCGTTTTAATATACCTTTAAGGGTTCAAAATATAATTCAACTATTAAAAATGCTAAATCCACAACACCTAAAAAACATGAATCATTTAAAACTGGGGTTAATTGTACTCTTTCTAAGTGCAAATCTGGGCTTTTCACAAGCTAAAAAAGATGCTGATTTAACAGAAAAAGCAAGCGAATGGGTTAAGGATTTGAACCTAGATAATACCTCTAAGGAGCAATCCGTTACCGATATTATCGCTACACACTTAACTGCAGTTAGACATTGGCATAATAACCACCCTTTTGAAACGGTACCTGCTGGAATAAACCCTAAAACAGGTGAAAAATTATCTGATTTAGACCGTTCGATTATCGCCGATTCGGCCATGCCGAGTAGTGTTCATGATAATTTGATGTCTGGACTTAGAGGCCATTTAACTGAAGAGCAGGTAGAAGCTATTCTGGATAAATATACTATTGGTAAAGTCACTTTTACCATGAAAGCTTATCGTGAAATTGTAACCGATATGACACCAAAAGAAGATGCTGAGCTTTTAAAGAACTTAAAAGAAGCACGAGAAATTGCGGTAGATTTTAAACAAATGAAACAGATATCGGCCATTTTTGAAATTTATAAAACCAAAAACGAACAATACTTAAATAACAATGGCCGCAGTTGGAGACAATTGTATAAAGATTATGTAAAACGGCTTAGGGCTATGAAAAAGAAGAATTAATGACGCCTTGAGAGTTTAATGGAAAATACAACCTTTAAAATTGTTTCTAAAAACAAACAGATAACTAATTTTAAAAATGTTCTTTTTATTATTGGCTTCCTATGTTCAGTTTTGCCTTTTTTTATCAAAAATTATGAAGTCCTGTCTTTTTTTGGATTGATTATAATATTTATTGGTGCATTGTTCGCTTTGTTTTCATCAAAAAATTGTTTGATAATTAACAATGAATTTGTTGAATTTGAATCAAAAAGTATAGTATCCGAATTCAACAAATTTATTAGAATTCGCTTTAGTGATATTGAAAGAGCGGTTTTTTTAAAGAGACAGTTTCTAATATTTGGTGGTCGAAGTCCAATTGCTGATGCCGATGCCCAAACTTTGTACAATGAAAATAGAATTGTGTTTCTATTGAAAAATGGGCAAAGTCAAACGGTGTTTCAAACGGGTAAACTAAAAGAGTTTAAAGAAGCCCATTCGTTAATTCAAGAAAAGCTGGAAAACAGTTCGGTTAGTTAATGCTATTTTAATACCAAGGTTCTTTTTTATACATAGACGTTTTAGCAACACGTTCTCGGTTATTCAGCCTTAAATGCGTTTTAGTAATTTGACGACTTCTGTAACCCAATAAATGAAATAAAGCTTTAGCAAAATACTTAGCAACATTTAAATTTACCTGTAAAACACCTTCATTTTTATCAACCCATGTAATACCTGGTAAAATTGCTAAAAAGCTATCTGTTTTTAATCGTCTTAAAATGGCCGATAATTTCAAGAAAAAAGAATTTATAGGTCTTATAATAAAAAAGCCTTCAGCGCCCTTTTTTTGGTACAGTGGCATAAAAATACTTCCTTTATAAGGCGATGTAATATTGAAATCGTTACTTATGGCTAAAGGCACTCCTTTTTTAATCCTTTCGAAGCTTTTAAAACCATTTAGCATTTTAAAGTTTTCGTTTGGCTTTATTTTATAGGTGTAAACAATCTCAAAAACATCAAAAGTTTGTTGGGCTTGCCGCTTGAGTTGTTCGTAATGTTTTGAAAAATCTAAAATTGAATCTTTTTCTACAGCTCCTGAAAATACCAATGCTAAATTTACAAAGGCAATATGATTTATTATTGATGAAAAATCGTCGTGTTGACCAGACTCAAACCCAAGTGAAACATAACCCAATTGATTGATGTAACTTAAAAGTGGCCCTGTTAAATATTCCTCTATACCTAAAACAATAGGTACAGGAAATTGCTGAGAAAATTTTCTGTTTATTAACGCATCGTTAATGGTTATAAAAGGTAAGGTCTTACTCGAAGTGGTATGTAAATCGATAAAATAAAATGGGGGATTGTTATTTTTTAAAATGTCTTTTAAAAGTTCCAAAAGTTCCAAAAGTTCAGACTCATCTGCATATAAGTCCTTTTTTAGTTTAATGAGCTCGATATTGGCCTTCGTCCAAAGCCGGTTTAAATCTTGTTTAATGTATCGTTTCTGTTTTCTTAGCGCTTGTAAATTACCTGAAATACCATACACTGTTCCTTTTACATGGGCCGAGTTTAAACCGTATAAAACTTCTTTTAAAGCAAATACACCCGAATTTTCATTACCGTGTATTCCTCCAAAAAACACCACGGTTGGGCCCGGTTGTGCACCCTTAATTTTACCTATTATTCTATCGATTTTTAAACTTTTATTTAAAGCTTTACTGTATAAATCTATCATAATTGGATTTTGGTAATTTTTACAATGGTATATTACACACTTAAAAGATGAGTTAGTGCAAATCGTTTTTTGTAATCAATCCTATTAGCTTTTTATTTTTAACCACAGGAAGGCAGCCAATAGCATGCTCATCCATTAAACTTTTAGCGGT
This genomic stretch from Flavobacteriaceae bacterium GSB9 harbors:
- a CDS encoding DUF3826 domain-containing protein, whose protein sequence is MNHLKLGLIVLFLSANLGFSQAKKDADLTEKASEWVKDLNLDNTSKEQSVTDIIATHLTAVRHWHNNHPFETVPAGINPKTGEKLSDLDRSIIADSAMPSSVHDNLMSGLRGHLTEEQVEAILDKYTIGKVTFTMKAYREIVTDMTPKEDAELLKNLKEAREIAVDFKQMKQISAIFEIYKTKNEQYLNNNGRSWRQLYKDYVKRLRAMKKKN
- a CDS encoding succinylglutamate desuccinylase/aspartoacylase family protein, with amino-acid sequence MIDLYSKALNKSLKIDRIIGKIKGAQPGPTVVFFGGIHGNENSGVFALKEVLYGLNSAHVKGTVYGISGNLQALRKQKRYIKQDLNRLWTKANIELIKLKKDLYADESELLELLELLKDILKNNNPPFYFIDLHTTSSKTLPFITINDALINRKFSQQFPVPIVLGIEEYLTGPLLSYINQLGYVSLGFESGQHDDFSSIINHIAFVNLALVFSGAVEKDSILDFSKHYEQLKRQAQQTFDVFEIVYTYKIKPNENFKMLNGFKSFERIKKGVPLAISNDFNITSPYKGSIFMPLYQKKGAEGFFIIRPINSFFLKLSAILRRLKTDSFLAILPGITWVDKNEGVLQVNLNVAKYFAKALFHLLGYRSRQITKTHLRLNNRERVAKTSMYKKEPWY